A window from Drosophila miranda strain MSH22 chromosome Y unlocalized genomic scaffold, D.miranda_PacBio2.1 Contig_Y2_pilon, whole genome shotgun sequence encodes these proteins:
- the LOC117192722 gene encoding uncharacterized protein LOC117192722 codes for MIAKEDILQGKIIFREQATCFVPLEQRLICQQCAASLLCAPIPCPQCRQRVVYCSRECRERHKPIHRFECAAYRKDLLNMVGVSHLALRMVLSYMPSMLPKLQECPDSSEMWATITTLAKGADKENEPTP; via the coding sequence ATGATTGCCAAAGAAGACATACTGCAAGGCAAAATCATATTCAGGGAGCAGGCCACCTGCTTTGTGCCTCTTGAGCAAAGACTGATTTGCCAGCAATGCGCAGCCAGCCTGTTGTGCGCTCCCATTCCCTGTCCGCAGTGTCGGCAGCGAGTTGTCTACTGCTCCAGAGAATGTCGCGAGCGCCACAAACCCATCCACAGATTTGAATGTGCCGCTTACCGTAAAGATCTGCTCAACATGGTAGGCGTTTCGCACTTGGCGCTGCGCATGGTCCTGAGCTATATGCCGTCGATGCTGCCAAAGCTGCAAGAATGCCCCGACTCGTCCGAGATGTGGGCTACTATCACGACGCTGGCAAAAGGAGCCGACAAGGAAAATGAGCCGACACCGTAG